The Mucilaginibacter terrae region TACCCATGAGGAAACCTGGAAGCTGATAAAAAAATATGACTACCTATCGGGCGAATTTGTATGGTCGGGTTTTGACTTTATTGGCGAACCGGTACCTTACCCATGGCCTGCCCGTAGTTCGTATTATGGTATTATTGATTTAGCGGGTTTCCCTAAAGATGTGTACTATATGTACCAAAGCGAGTGGACCGATAAGCCGGTGCTTCACCTTTTACCCCATTGGAACTGGGAAACCGGCAAAACGGTAGATGTATGGGCGTATTACAATAATGCCGACGAAGTAGAGCTGTTTCTGAACGGCCGCTCCTTAGGCACCCGTAGCAAACAGGGTGAAGACCTGCACGTAGTTTGGAAAGTACCTTTTGAACCGGGTGTGCTCAAAGCGGTATCACGTAAAGACGGTAAAGTGGTGTTAACCGAAGAAAAGCGTACCGCAGGTAAACCTGCCAAAATTGAACTGATTGCCGACCGTAAGCTTATTAAATCTGACGGTAAAGACCTATCTTTTATAACAGTGCGCATTTTAGATGCCGCCGGTAATGTGTTGCCCGATGCTGACAATCTAGTGAACTTTACCATTAAAGGCAAAGGCACTTTAGCTGGGGTGGATAATGGCGCGCAGGCAAGTATGGAATCATTTAAGGAACCACAACGTAAGGCTTTTCATGGGCTTTGTTTAGCTATTGTACAAGCAAGCAAAAGCCCGGGTTTAGTAACCTTTACCGCTCGTGCTGAAGGTTTAATGCCCGCTACGGTGACTATAAAAGTGAAGTAATTAACCCCACCCAACCCTCTCCGCCTTAGGCGGAAGGGCTCTTTTTAGCATGTGACTTTTTTAAGAATTTAGCCCTGCAATTTTTTAAAGCCCTCCCTTTTGGGGAGGCTATAACTGGTTAAGATAATATGTTACAATAGGTGGCGAAGATGATATAGGGTAACGTATTATCTATCCGATAGTTTTGCTTGCAAGGCAATGGCGTTCTCAGCCATGCCGACCAATTAAACCCAATTATCAGTTTTTATATAGATGAAAAGCTTACCGGCTCTCGATCTTGGTGTTATTGCTATATACCTGTTGGCCATGTTGCTGGTTGGCTTTTACTTTTCGCGCAAAAACAAAAGTGCCGAACAGTTTACCAAAGCATCGGGCACCATACCTGGTTGGGCCTTGGGTATATCAATATATGCTACTTTTTTAAGCAGCAATACTTTTTTGGGCGTGCCGGGCAAAACCTTCGGCACCAACTGGAACGCTTTTGTGTTCAGCCTTTCTATGCCGCTGGCGGCCTGGTTTGCAGTTAAATACTTTGTGCCTTTTTACCGTAATACGGGCGAGGTTTCGGCTTACACCCATCTTGAGCACCGTTTTGGTGCCTGGGCACGTACTTATGCTGTAATTTGCTTTTTGCTTACACAATTGGCGCGTATGGGTTCAATATTTTTCGGTATAGCATTGAGTTTGCAGGCGCTTACCGGTTTTAGTATG contains the following coding sequences:
- a CDS encoding DUF4982 domain-containing protein, which produces MEDQIKRDRNHPSVMMWSIGNEIREQFDSTGITITRELVKIVKDLDNTRPVTTALSEADGKKNFLYKSGALDILGFNYHPETYADFPKNYPGEKFVAAETISGYATRGYYDTPTDSTRHWPTSSKANFTQGNDQFAVPAYDNVAAYWGSTHEETWKLIKKYDYLSGEFVWSGFDFIGEPVPYPWPARSSYYGIIDLAGFPKDVYYMYQSEWTDKPVLHLLPHWNWETGKTVDVWAYYNNADEVELFLNGRSLGTRSKQGEDLHVVWKVPFEPGVLKAVSRKDGKVVLTEEKRTAGKPAKIELIADRKLIKSDGKDLSFITVRILDAAGNVLPDADNLVNFTIKGKGTLAGVDNGAQASMESFKEPQRKAFHGLCLAIVQASKSPGLVTFTARAEGLMPATVTIKVK
- a CDS encoding sodium:solute symporter family transporter, coding for MKSLPALDLGVIAIYLLAMLLVGFYFSRKNKSAEQFTKASGTIPGWALGISIYATFLSSNTFLGVPGKTFGTNWNAFVFSLSMPLAAWFAVKYFVPFYRNTGEVSAYTHLEHRFGAWARTYAVICFLLTQLARMGSIFFGIALSLQALTGFSMKMIIITMGICIIIYTVLGGIESRDMDRGGTRDY